The following are encoded together in the Ranitomeya imitator isolate aRanImi1 chromosome 4, aRanImi1.pri, whole genome shotgun sequence genome:
- the LOC138675642 gene encoding uncharacterized protein, with translation MAENWCVPEPRDTLGSDVEIIDVKNPATSAKPDAPKRRGNSLRRCFKNRKVARKIQLEKENIPASASLSIAPPVKPGADVGQFPLHTYTSPLQQRVLHRRNYDTEENQPQRANTAVRTTSLSPICVVDRDECYAAPKQPGNPSPKISHQKYTNVSREKRTAPNARPRITRPANSTGAIPQVTPENREIEQLSEGMWSPTEPLNIPVCQTVQSADTALADFSSVFAPVLPLKKRTVSRRRVGRKQKVAVHTPYTGRPSWDADHVKMFTDMSAQYAQSKLAQMELKSFCDTYERLLNACPTHDITEELRAFKLNHP, from the exons atggctgaaaactggtgtgttcccgaaccacgcgatacgctgggttcagacgtggagatcatagatgtcaagaaccctgcaacttcagcgaaacccgatgcgcctaaaagacgcggcaactcgttacgccgatgtttcaagaatagaaaag ttgcccggaaaatacagcttgaaaaagagaatattcccgcctctgcgagtttgagcattgcgcctcccgttaaaccaggagctgatgtgggacaattcccgcttcatactt atacgtcgcctcttcaacaacgagttttgcaccggcgtaattacgacactgaagagaatcaaccacaaagagctaatacggcggtgcgaacaacatctctctcgcccatctgtgttgtggatcgtgatgaatgctacgctgcaccaaaacaacccgggaatccaagccccaagatttcacatcagaaatatacgaacgtttcaagagagaaacgtacagcgccgaacgctaggccccgcataactcggcccgccaatagcacaggcgccataccccaagttacgcctgaaaacagagaaattgaacagctctccgagggtatgtggtcacccacagagcccctcaatatacctgtgtgccagactgtgcaatctgcagatactgctcttgcagacttttctagcgtttttgcccctgtattacctctaaagaaacgaaccgtatcccgacgccgtgtaggtagaaagcagaaagttgctgtacatacaccttacacaggtcgtccttcgtgggatgctgaccatgtcaaaatgtttactgacatgtctgcgcagtacgctcaaagcaaactcgcacagatggaactaaaatctttctgcgatacatatgaaagactgttaaatgcgtgtccaacacatgacattaccgaggagttgcgtgctttcaaactaaatcacccctga